In one window of Frigoriglobus tundricola DNA:
- a CDS encoding EF-hand domain-containing protein has product MPDAPALAPAPRAVAPKFVAPKFNNADAPPLAPAPRAVAPKFVAPKFNNTFEVLIFTNLRPVRVRVTALHEGKPVDDLWRDRLKVAFDFCDRDGDGALSAKEVGFAFTEAGMAQLLANGFYQPGVPTGQPLLSMDKDGDGRVSFEEFVAYYNRTATQVLRAQPVQPDPNNGASVTEALFKLFDANGDGKLTRAEVAAVEGLIVTRDADEDECLDMAELVPDMFGQGFGRRRIVPAPGFGGPAPVAPGPQMVVVYEAGRVPGTVTQQVIKKYDKDGDFELTRAEAGFDEVTFRALDADGNGKLDGEELDAWRTGAPDLDLTLSLAPKAADCSAKLSAPKAAEARGFKLKQSEGGRLVLHVGRQPIDFSAVAPVSQFGQQALKNQYAYLFTQAAGGKDHIVEKDLGGANAVQFQFVRVIFDAADRNEDGKLTKPEFDAYFDLQDGFRNLSLSLTPGVQTPSLFQLLDENRDNRLSVRELRTAWGRLIVLEEPGAEVVTRNIIQPSVTLRLSRTFDRFYVNQSLQVAFVGVNQNQVLVPQKGPLWFRKMDRNGDGDLSRGEFIGTRSEFDEIDTDRDGLISLDEAEAWDNRLRPKDGPPAAPPPKGKTTTNGTGPK; this is encoded by the coding sequence GTGCCGGACGCGCCGGCCCTCGCGCCGGCCCCGCGGGCCGTGGCCCCCAAGTTCGTTGCGCCGAAGTTCAACAACGCGGACGCGCCGCCCCTCGCGCCCGCCCCGCGGGCCGTGGCCCCCAAGTTCGTCGCGCCGAAGTTCAACAACACCTTTGAAGTGCTGATCTTCACCAACCTGCGCCCGGTGCGCGTCCGCGTGACCGCCCTGCACGAGGGCAAGCCCGTGGACGACCTGTGGCGCGACCGGCTCAAGGTGGCCTTCGACTTCTGTGACCGGGACGGCGACGGCGCCCTGAGCGCGAAGGAGGTCGGGTTCGCGTTCACCGAGGCGGGCATGGCGCAGCTCCTCGCCAACGGCTTCTACCAGCCCGGCGTCCCGACCGGCCAGCCCCTTCTCAGCATGGACAAGGACGGCGACGGCCGGGTGTCGTTCGAGGAGTTCGTGGCCTACTACAACCGCACCGCGACGCAGGTGCTCCGCGCGCAGCCGGTCCAACCCGACCCCAACAACGGCGCCTCCGTTACCGAGGCGCTGTTCAAGCTGTTCGACGCGAACGGGGACGGCAAGCTCACCCGGGCCGAGGTGGCGGCGGTCGAGGGCCTGATCGTCACCCGCGACGCGGACGAGGACGAGTGCCTCGACATGGCGGAGCTGGTGCCGGACATGTTCGGCCAGGGCTTCGGCCGGCGCCGGATCGTACCCGCTCCGGGGTTCGGCGGCCCCGCCCCGGTCGCGCCCGGTCCGCAGATGGTCGTCGTCTACGAGGCCGGCCGCGTGCCCGGTACCGTCACGCAACAGGTCATCAAGAAGTACGACAAGGACGGCGATTTCGAGCTGACCCGGGCCGAGGCCGGGTTCGACGAGGTCACCTTCCGGGCGCTCGACGCGGACGGCAACGGGAAGCTGGACGGCGAGGAACTGGACGCGTGGCGGACCGGCGCGCCCGACCTGGACCTCACGCTGTCGCTGGCGCCGAAAGCGGCGGACTGCTCCGCCAAGCTGAGCGCCCCGAAGGCGGCCGAGGCCCGCGGGTTCAAGCTGAAACAGTCCGAGGGCGGCCGCCTCGTCCTGCACGTCGGGCGCCAGCCGATCGACTTCTCGGCGGTCGCGCCGGTCTCGCAGTTCGGCCAGCAGGCGCTGAAGAACCAGTACGCGTACCTGTTCACCCAGGCGGCGGGCGGGAAGGACCACATCGTCGAAAAGGACCTCGGCGGCGCCAACGCCGTCCAGTTCCAGTTCGTCCGCGTGATCTTCGACGCCGCCGACCGCAACGAGGACGGCAAGCTCACGAAGCCCGAGTTCGACGCGTACTTCGACCTCCAGGACGGCTTCCGCAACCTGAGCCTGAGCCTCACGCCGGGCGTGCAGACGCCGTCGCTGTTCCAACTGCTCGACGAGAACCGCGACAACCGCCTGAGCGTCCGCGAGCTCCGCACCGCGTGGGGCCGGCTCATCGTGCTGGAGGAACCGGGGGCCGAGGTCGTCACGCGGAACATCATCCAGCCGTCGGTGACGCTGCGGCTGTCGCGCACCTTCGACCGGTTCTACGTCAACCAGTCGCTCCAGGTCGCGTTCGTGGGCGTGAACCAGAACCAGGTGCTCGTCCCGCAGAAGGGGCCGCTCTGGTTTCGGAAGATGGACCGCAACGGCGACGGCGACCTGTCGCGCGGCGAGTTCATCGGTACGCGGAGCGAGTTCGACGAGATCGACACGGACCGCGACGGGCTGATCAGTCTGGACGAGGCCGAAGCCTGGGACAACCGGCTCCGCCCCAAGGACGGGCCGCCCGCGGCCCCGCCCCCGAAGGGGAAGACGACAACGAACGGGACCGGGCCGAAATAG